Proteins encoded together in one Cyanobium sp. WAJ14-Wanaka window:
- a CDS encoding DUF3153 domain-containing protein, translating into MEELAQEDPFLPARSALERGDYGLVLRSLEPLVATFPAATPLGAELQLLMATAWMGQGNSVRAMACCRQVKRCSDANLRAQASDLLCVLEAPALERPREWSISLPSLGEAEPIAGRMQQWASSRRRKKSDDPPPPPVGPTKAPLGFVLVTAVLLLLTLLLGGCMEVHTQVHFQGPGRLQIGYQLQTSRSPIPPWQRQFSQALRRAGLHYSAPERSSGGADDQNQFLLGPVQPAAEALQLLRANLASAAQLAGIQLPKPDLSLKERNWLVGVRQTLLLEIDLRQVQEIAGVQLSIDLDPARPRSIRRAEPQAAQRLAGRRPGLAWQLSFGALNRLELQSWRWSPVGLGGLAIGLGLLLVLTLQRLKVLMGFGLPELPA; encoded by the coding sequence ATGGAGGAGCTCGCCCAGGAAGATCCTTTTCTGCCGGCCCGATCGGCCCTGGAGCGCGGTGATTACGGCCTGGTGCTGCGCAGCCTCGAGCCCCTCGTAGCAACTTTTCCGGCGGCAACGCCCCTGGGGGCCGAGTTGCAGTTGTTGATGGCCACGGCCTGGATGGGCCAGGGCAACAGCGTGCGGGCCATGGCCTGCTGCCGCCAGGTAAAGCGCTGCTCCGATGCCAACCTGCGGGCCCAGGCCAGTGACTTGCTTTGCGTACTGGAGGCCCCAGCCCTAGAGCGTCCCAGGGAGTGGTCCATCTCCCTGCCTTCCCTTGGTGAGGCCGAGCCGATTGCCGGGCGGATGCAGCAATGGGCCAGCAGCCGTCGGCGCAAAAAAAGTGACGACCCACCGCCTCCGCCGGTGGGCCCGACCAAGGCACCCCTGGGATTTGTGCTGGTGACCGCTGTTTTACTGCTTTTGACACTCCTGCTGGGGGGGTGCATGGAGGTGCATACCCAGGTCCATTTCCAGGGGCCAGGCCGGCTCCAGATTGGATACCAGCTCCAGACCAGCCGCAGCCCCATACCCCCCTGGCAGCGCCAGTTCAGCCAGGCCCTGCGCCGCGCTGGCCTGCACTACAGCGCCCCGGAGCGATCTTCCGGTGGCGCCGATGACCAGAACCAATTTCTGTTGGGCCCAGTACAGCCAGCGGCTGAGGCCCTGCAGTTGTTGAGAGCCAATTTGGCTAGCGCAGCCCAACTGGCGGGAATCCAGCTGCCAAAACCTGATCTTTCACTGAAGGAGCGCAATTGGCTGGTGGGGGTTCGCCAAACACTGCTGCTGGAAATTGACCTGCGCCAGGTGCAGGAGATTGCCGGGGTCCAACTGAGCATCGACCTTGATCCGGCCCGTCCCCGCTCCATCAGGCGGGCAGAGCCCCAGGCTGCCCAGCGCCTGGCGGGTAGGCGGCCTGGCCTGGCCTGGCAGTTGAGTTTTGGGGCCCTGAATCGATTGGAGCTCCAATCCTGGCGCTGGAGCCCCGTGGGCTTGGGTGGGCTTGCAATTGGCCTCGGCCTGCTGCTGGTGCTCACCCTGCAGAGGCTGAAGGTACTGATGGGTTTTGGCTTGCCCGAGCTGCCCGCCTAG
- the argB gene encoding acetylglutamate kinase gives MASSDSLVTSDDTLRVAVLSEALPYIQHFAGRRVVVKYGGAAMATANLRDAVYRDLVLLASVGVQPVVVHGGGPEINDWLGRLNITPEFRNGLRVTTPETMDVVEMVLVGRVNKHIVNGLNTVGGRAVGFCGSDGGLVTARPYGDGSNGLVGEVASVNPAVLQPLLAAGYIPVISSVAADLAGQAHNINADTVAGELAAALQAEKLILLTDTPGILRDRESPESLLRQLTLAEARELIAAGVVNGGMTPKTECCIRALAQGVSAAHIIDGRVPHALLLEIFTKTGIGTMVVGSQRALLH, from the coding sequence TTGGCTTCAAGCGATTCGTTGGTCACCAGCGACGACACCCTGCGCGTCGCCGTGCTCAGCGAGGCCCTGCCCTACATCCAGCACTTCGCTGGACGGAGGGTGGTGGTGAAGTACGGGGGGGCGGCGATGGCCACCGCCAACCTGCGGGACGCGGTCTATCGGGATCTGGTGTTGCTGGCCTCAGTCGGGGTGCAACCGGTGGTTGTGCACGGCGGCGGGCCAGAGATCAATGATTGGCTCGGGCGCTTAAACATCACCCCGGAGTTTCGCAATGGCCTGCGGGTAACCACGCCAGAAACCATGGATGTGGTCGAGATGGTGCTGGTGGGCAGGGTCAATAAACACATCGTCAACGGTCTCAATACCGTGGGCGGCAGGGCCGTAGGGTTTTGCGGTAGCGACGGCGGCCTGGTCACGGCCCGGCCCTATGGAGATGGTTCCAATGGTTTGGTGGGGGAGGTGGCTTCCGTCAATCCCGCCGTGCTCCAGCCCCTGTTGGCGGCGGGCTACATCCCAGTGATCTCAAGCGTGGCTGCCGATCTCGCCGGCCAGGCCCACAACATCAATGCCGATACTGTCGCTGGCGAGTTGGCGGCAGCCCTGCAGGCGGAGAAGTTGATCCTGCTTACCGACACGCCCGGAATCCTGCGGGATCGTGAATCGCCGGAATCCCTGCTGCGGCAGCTCACCTTGGCCGAAGCCCGGGAATTGATTGCCGCTGGGGTGGTGAATGGGGGGATGACCCCCAAAACCGAATGCTGCATCCGCGCCCTGGCCCAAGGGGTCTCGGCGGCCCACATCATTGATGGCCGCGTACCCCACGCCCTTTTGCTGGAGATATTCACAAAAACGGGAATTGGCACGATGGTCGTTGGCAGTCAGCGTGCCCTGCTCCACTGA
- a CDS encoding DUF2854 domain-containing protein, giving the protein MQALFSPGSLITLAGALLTVIGSIAYLTDSPNLSLPTIFYGVPIFIGGLALKSSELPPAKRLSPPAQFKALRELPESEPLRKLLVDVVRWRYGQKAHLESSLEVLKLWDEDVPPQLLSIEELDCQGHYGLRMHFQCGAVPLEKWHAQQDRLGRFFGADLVAEVQPRGQAEFILSLLPQAGVPVP; this is encoded by the coding sequence ATGCAAGCACTTTTTTCGCCCGGCAGCCTGATCACCCTCGCGGGCGCCCTGCTGACGGTGATCGGTTCAATCGCTTACCTCACTGACAGTCCGAATCTCAGCTTGCCCACCATTTTTTATGGGGTGCCGATCTTCATTGGTGGGCTTGCCCTCAAATCCTCCGAACTGCCCCCCGCCAAGCGCCTAAGCCCCCCAGCCCAGTTCAAGGCCCTGCGCGAACTCCCCGAGAGTGAGCCCCTGCGCAAGCTGCTGGTGGATGTGGTGCGTTGGCGCTATGGCCAGAAGGCCCACCTGGAAAGTTCCTTGGAGGTGCTCAAGCTCTGGGATGAGGACGTCCCCCCCCAACTACTCAGCATTGAGGAGTTGGATTGCCAGGGCCACTACGGCCTGCGTATGCACTTCCAATGCGGGGCGGTGCCCCTGGAGAAATGGCATGCCCAGCAGGATCGGCTCGGTCGCTTCTTCGGGGCAGATCTTGTGGCTGAAGTTCAACCAAGAGGCCAAGCTGAGTTCATCCTGAGCCTTCTCCCTCAGGCTGGAGTTCCAGTTCCTTGA
- a CDS encoding single-stranded DNA-binding protein, with protein sequence MNHCLLEVDVLEAPQVRYTQDNQTPVAEMAVQLDGLRPDDPPGQLKVVGWGNLAQDLQNRVQVGQRLVLEGRLRMNTVTRQDGVKEKKAEFTLARIHSIGAASPVGSGGNAPVASSTPPPQRRVVGNAPAPMPAITPVASASSSSQAASPAASAPEAPAWNSSPLVPDLGDDDIPF encoded by the coding sequence GTGAATCACTGTTTGCTCGAGGTTGATGTCCTGGAAGCACCCCAGGTGCGCTACACCCAAGACAACCAGACCCCCGTGGCCGAGATGGCTGTCCAGTTGGATGGCTTGCGCCCCGACGATCCCCCGGGCCAGTTGAAGGTGGTGGGTTGGGGCAATCTGGCGCAGGACCTGCAAAACCGGGTGCAGGTCGGTCAGAGGCTCGTGCTGGAGGGGAGGCTGCGCATGAACACCGTGACCCGCCAGGACGGGGTAAAGGAAAAGAAGGCCGAATTCACCCTGGCCCGCATCCATTCGATTGGCGCCGCCAGCCCTGTGGGTTCCGGCGGCAATGCCCCAGTTGCCAGCTCGACCCCACCCCCCCAGCGCAGGGTTGTCGGCAATGCCCCGGCGCCCATGCCCGCCATCACGCCGGTGGCTTCTGCCTCTTCTTCTTCCCAAGCGGCGTCCCCAGCTGCTTCAGCCCCAGAGGCCCCGGCCTGGAATAGCTCACCGCTGGTGCCGGATCTGGGCGATGACGACATTCCGTTTTGA
- a CDS encoding precorrin-6A/cobalt-precorrin-6A reductase — protein MELPILMHRAEMHQGKPRIWLLAGTGEGPPLAKQLLAEGWQVQLSLVSGSAALPYVAHPNLDIRIGALGGDGAIGQMLEQAQARGNSFAAVVDASHPFARQISADLAKACMARQQPLLRLLRPSLEGPGQIQLQANLEALADYPWHGERLLWAIGARQLAKAIGLSKGAVHHARILPTPTALQQAMASGLGEGQLACLRPAEPTARWEDSIEAALLRQWGITVVVARQSGGITEASWRAACAGLGVKLLLLQRPPEPPGVECLLEAELLARLAGIKGLFSPDAGPANPAGSTGA, from the coding sequence TTGGAGTTGCCCATCCTGATGCACCGAGCTGAAATGCACCAGGGGAAACCAAGGATTTGGCTGCTGGCGGGCACCGGTGAGGGGCCCCCGTTGGCCAAGCAGCTGCTGGCTGAGGGCTGGCAGGTGCAGCTCAGCCTGGTCAGCGGATCGGCGGCATTGCCCTACGTAGCCCATCCCAACCTGGACATCAGGATTGGGGCCCTCGGCGGCGATGGGGCGATTGGCCAGATGCTCGAGCAGGCCCAAGCAAGGGGCAATTCCTTTGCCGCAGTGGTCGACGCCAGCCACCCCTTTGCCCGCCAGATCAGCGCAGATTTGGCCAAGGCCTGCATGGCCCGCCAGCAGCCCCTGCTGCGGCTATTGAGGCCAAGCCTGGAAGGGCCAGGGCAGATCCAGCTGCAAGCCAATCTGGAGGCCCTGGCCGATTACCCCTGGCATGGGGAACGGTTGCTATGGGCGATTGGGGCGCGCCAGCTCGCCAAGGCGATTGGCCTTAGCAAGGGTGCAGTGCACCATGCCCGGATCTTGCCCACGCCAACGGCCCTGCAGCAGGCCATGGCCTCGGGGCTAGGGGAGGGCCAGTTGGCCTGCCTGCGGCCAGCCGAACCCACGGCCCGCTGGGAAGACTCGATCGAGGCGGCCCTGCTGCGCCAGTGGGGGATCACGGTGGTCGTGGCCCGCCAGTCGGGGGGGATAACGGAGGCCAGTTGGCGGGCGGCCTGCGCAGGCCTCGGGGTGAAGCTGCTGCTGCTGCAGCGGCCCCCAGAACCGCCTGGGGTGGAATGCCTTTTGGAAGCTGAGCTGCTTGCGAGGCTGGCCGGCATTAAGGGACTGTTCAGCCCAGATGCTGGGCCAGCAAATCCGGCAGGGAGCACTGGGGCCTAG
- a CDS encoding adenosine kinase, with protein sequence MTTKSFDVVGIGNAIVDVLVQADDAFLDNHNLTKGTMALVDEGQAERLYASAGPGLETSGGSAANTLAGIAQLGGRAGFIGRVRDDQLGAIFAHDIRAVGARYETPAASSGASTARCLILVTPDAQRTMCTYLGASVGLDPADLDLEMVAQAQVLYLEGYLWDSDEAKQAFIAAADVARSHGGKVALSLSDAFCVERHRESFQALVDGHVDVLFANEMEITALYKSNSFEEALEQVRGRCAIAALTRSEQGSTVLSGDQTFTIPPYSLGPLVDTTGAGDLYAAGFLFGLTRGEDLERCGQLGSLCAGAVVTQLGPRPQCSLPDLLAQHLG encoded by the coding sequence ATGACCACCAAAAGCTTCGATGTCGTAGGCATCGGCAACGCCATTGTGGATGTGTTGGTGCAGGCCGACGACGCCTTCCTCGACAACCACAACCTCACCAAGGGCACCATGGCCCTGGTGGATGAGGGCCAGGCCGAGCGCCTCTATGCCAGTGCGGGCCCGGGCCTGGAAACCTCCGGCGGATCGGCCGCCAACACCCTGGCGGGCATTGCCCAGCTGGGCGGTCGGGCTGGCTTTATTGGCAGGGTGCGCGACGACCAACTCGGGGCGATCTTTGCCCATGACATTCGGGCCGTTGGCGCCCGCTACGAGACCCCTGCCGCCAGCAGTGGGGCCTCCACCGCCCGCTGCCTGATCCTGGTGACCCCAGACGCCCAACGCACGATGTGTACCTATCTGGGCGCCTCGGTGGGCCTGGATCCGGCCGATCTCGACCTGGAGATGGTGGCCCAGGCCCAGGTGCTCTACCTGGAGGGTTACCTATGGGACAGCGATGAGGCCAAGCAGGCCTTCATTGCCGCTGCCGATGTGGCCCGCTCCCATGGCGGCAAGGTGGCCTTGAGCCTTTCGGATGCCTTTTGCGTAGAGCGCCATCGCGAGAGTTTCCAGGCACTGGTAGATGGCCATGTGGATGTGCTGTTCGCCAATGAAATGGAGATCACAGCCCTATATAAATCCAATTCCTTTGAGGAGGCGCTCGAGCAGGTGCGGGGCCGCTGTGCCATTGCAGCTTTGACCCGCAGCGAGCAGGGATCGACCGTGCTCAGTGGCGACCAGACCTTCACCATCCCCCCCTACAGCCTGGGTCCCCTGGTTGACACCACAGGGGCCGGTGACCTCTATGCCGCCGGCTTTCTGTTTGGGCTCACCAGGGGTGAGGACCTGGAGCGATGCGGTCAGCTGGGCTCCCTCTGCGCCGGTGCGGTGGTGACCCAACTGGGTCCTAGGCCCCAGTGCTCCCTGCCGGATTTGCTGGCCCAGCATCTGGGCTGA
- a CDS encoding adenylosuccinate synthase, whose protein sequence is MANVVVIGAQWGDEGKGKITDLLSRSADVVVRYQGGVNAGHTIVVDDKVLKLHLIPSGILYPETICLIGSGTVVDPKVMLGELDMLSDYGIDIGGLKLASTAHVTMPYHRLLDQAMELRRGDRRIGTTGRGIGPTYADKAERNGIRILDILDEAKLRERLAGPLADKNEILQKLYGLEPLDFEAVVAEYVSYGQRLAPHVVDCTRAIHQAARDRKNILFEGAQGTLLDLDHGTYPYVTSSNPVSGGACIGAGVGPTLIDRVIGVAKAYTTRVGEGPFPTELEGSLNDHLCDRGGEYGTTTGRRRRCGWFDGVIGRYAVEVNGLDCLAITKLDVLDELDQIQVCVAYELDGQRIDYFPSSSEDFSRCKPIFETLPGWQCSTADCRKLEELPPTAMSYLRFLADLMEVPIAIVSLGANRDQTIVVEDPIHGPKRALLSL, encoded by the coding sequence TTGGCCAACGTTGTCGTCATCGGTGCGCAGTGGGGTGACGAGGGCAAGGGGAAGATCACAGATCTGCTCAGCCGCTCCGCCGACGTGGTGGTGCGTTACCAGGGCGGGGTCAATGCCGGCCACACGATCGTGGTCGACGACAAGGTGCTCAAGCTGCACCTGATCCCCTCGGGCATCCTTTACCCAGAAACCATTTGCCTGATCGGTTCCGGCACCGTCGTGGATCCGAAGGTGATGCTCGGTGAGCTCGACATGCTCAGCGACTACGGCATCGACATTGGTGGCCTGAAATTGGCCAGCACGGCCCACGTGACCATGCCGTACCACCGCCTGCTCGACCAGGCGATGGAGCTACGCCGGGGTGATCGACGCATTGGCACCACGGGCCGGGGCATTGGCCCCACCTATGCGGACAAGGCCGAGCGCAACGGCATTCGCATCCTCGACATCCTTGATGAGGCCAAGTTGCGGGAACGGCTGGCTGGCCCCCTAGCTGACAAGAATGAAATTCTCCAGAAGCTCTACGGGCTGGAGCCCCTGGATTTTGAGGCCGTGGTGGCCGAGTACGTCAGCTACGGCCAGCGCCTGGCGCCCCACGTGGTCGACTGCACCCGGGCGATTCACCAGGCGGCCCGGGATCGCAAGAACATCCTGTTTGAGGGGGCCCAGGGCACCCTGCTGGATCTCGACCACGGCACCTATCCATATGTCACCTCCTCCAATCCGGTGAGTGGTGGAGCCTGTATCGGCGCCGGGGTGGGCCCCACCCTGATTGACCGGGTAATAGGGGTCGCCAAGGCCTACACCACCAGGGTCGGCGAAGGTCCTTTCCCCACCGAGCTGGAGGGCAGCCTTAATGATCACCTCTGCGATCGCGGCGGGGAATACGGCACCACCACCGGCCGCCGGCGGCGCTGCGGCTGGTTTGACGGTGTGATCGGTCGTTACGCGGTGGAGGTCAATGGCCTTGATTGCCTGGCCATTACCAAGCTGGATGTGCTCGACGAGCTCGATCAGATCCAGGTGTGCGTGGCCTATGAACTAGATGGCCAGCGGATTGATTACTTCCCCAGCAGCTCTGAGGATTTCTCCCGCTGCAAGCCCATTTTTGAAACCCTGCCCGGCTGGCAGTGCTCCACTGCCGATTGCCGCAAGCTCGAGGAGCTACCCCCCACGGCGATGTCTTATCTGCGCTTCCTTGCAGATCTGATGGAGGTGCCGATTGCGATTGTCTCGCTGGGCGCCAACCGCGACCAGACCATCGTGGTGGAGGATCCGATCCATGGCCCCAAGCGGGCCCTGTTGAGCCTTTAA
- the psb27 gene encoding photosystem II protein Psb27: MGSLFPAWCQRWMGALRSSLLAVVLCSCLFLSACSGASTGLSGNYLDDTVAVADVLLSTIALGADDPGRPEAETQARSLINNYVARYRPRSSVNGLASFTTMQTAMNSLAGHYTNYPNRPLPDALRERLTKELNKAEVNVARGA, encoded by the coding sequence ATGGGTTCCCTTTTCCCTGCCTGGTGCCAGCGGTGGATGGGGGCCCTGAGGAGTTCGCTCCTGGCCGTGGTGCTCTGCAGTTGCCTATTCCTGAGCGCCTGCTCCGGCGCCTCAACCGGTTTGAGTGGCAACTACTTGGATGACACGGTTGCCGTTGCCGATGTGTTGCTCTCCACCATCGCCCTGGGCGCCGACGACCCTGGCCGTCCTGAGGCTGAAACCCAGGCCCGCAGCCTTATCAACAACTACGTGGCCCGCTATCGCCCCAGGAGTTCGGTGAACGGTTTGGCCTCCTTCACCACCATGCAGACCGCCATGAATTCCCTGGCTGGTCACTACACCAACTATCCCAATCGCCCCTTGCCGGATGCCCTGCGGGAGCGTCTTACCAAGGAGTTGAACAAGGCTGAGGTCAATGTGGCGAGGGGCGCCTAG
- a CDS encoding proline--tRNA ligase, translated as MRVSRLMLVTLRDDPAEAEIPSHKLLLRAGYIRRVASGVYAYLPLLWRVLRKVSEIVRQEMDRTGALETLLPQLQPAELWERSGRWAGYTAGEGIMFHLQDRQGRELGLGPTHEEVITALAADLLRSYRQLPVSLYQIQSKFRDEIRPRFGLMRSREFIMKDAYSFHADEPSLKEGYAAMDGAYRRIFERCGLRAVAVEADSGAIGGSASQEFMVTADAGEDLILSSPDGRYAANQERAVSLAPQAVALPAGASASLATPGQTSIDQLVSGHGFDPTQILKVLLLLARFAQAPAQPVLVSLRGDQQLNEVKLANAIRARVPAEFGALLELAPLTAEQVAKQGLPPLPFGYMGPHLEDAAFAAAKDWQPRLLRLADSTAGELERFVCGANELDTHLVGASWGELVARPEQVDLRAAQDGDGCCHDPAQQLVSSRGIEVGHIFQLGRKYSEALGANFTTEGGQQEPLWMGCYGIGVSRLAQAAVEQHHDANGICWPVSIAPFEVVVVPANAAEPEQSALAEQIYDELLQAGVDGLLDDRTERAGVKFKDADLIGIPWRVVVGRGAAEGLVELVERATGAKTDLAASQLLQTLLPQLERQRQGL; from the coding sequence ATGCGCGTCTCCCGCCTGATGCTGGTGACGTTGCGCGATGACCCGGCCGAGGCGGAGATTCCCTCCCACAAGTTGCTGCTCCGGGCTGGCTACATCCGCCGGGTGGCCTCCGGGGTCTACGCCTATTTACCCCTGCTTTGGAGGGTGCTGCGCAAGGTATCCGAAATCGTGCGCCAGGAAATGGATCGCACCGGAGCATTGGAAACCCTGCTGCCCCAGCTCCAGCCGGCCGAACTCTGGGAACGCAGTGGCCGCTGGGCGGGCTACACCGCCGGAGAAGGGATCATGTTTCACCTTCAGGACCGCCAGGGTCGGGAATTGGGCCTGGGTCCCACCCATGAGGAGGTAATTACGGCCCTGGCAGCTGATTTGCTGCGCTCCTACCGGCAACTACCGGTAAGCCTCTATCAAATCCAGAGCAAGTTTCGCGATGAAATCAGACCCCGCTTTGGCCTGATGCGGAGCAGGGAATTCATCATGAAAGATGCCTACTCCTTCCACGCCGATGAGCCATCCCTCAAGGAGGGCTACGCAGCCATGGATGGTGCCTATCGGCGCATTTTTGAGCGCTGTGGCCTGCGGGCGGTCGCCGTTGAGGCCGACAGTGGGGCCATAGGGGGCTCGGCCAGCCAGGAATTCATGGTCACGGCCGATGCCGGCGAGGATCTGATTCTGTCCAGTCCTGATGGGCGCTATGCCGCCAACCAGGAACGGGCGGTCTCCCTGGCACCCCAGGCCGTGGCCCTGCCCGCTGGAGCATCTGCTTCCCTGGCCACCCCCGGTCAGACCAGCATCGATCAGCTGGTTTCTGGCCATGGCTTTGATCCCACCCAGATCTTGAAGGTGTTGCTGCTGTTGGCCCGTTTCGCCCAGGCGCCAGCCCAGCCGGTTTTGGTCAGCCTGCGGGGTGATCAACAGCTCAACGAGGTGAAGCTGGCCAATGCGATCAGGGCGCGGGTGCCTGCGGAATTTGGAGCCCTGCTGGAGCTTGCCCCCCTAACGGCAGAGCAGGTGGCAAAGCAGGGTTTGCCGCCCCTGCCCTTTGGCTACATGGGCCCCCATCTCGAAGACGCTGCCTTTGCCGCCGCCAAGGATTGGCAACCCCGGCTGCTGCGCCTGGCCGACAGCACCGCAGGGGAGCTGGAGCGCTTTGTCTGCGGAGCCAACGAGCTGGATACGCACCTGGTTGGGGCCAGTTGGGGCGAATTGGTGGCCAGGCCCGAGCAGGTGGATTTGCGTGCTGCCCAGGACGGAGATGGGTGCTGCCACGACCCGGCTCAGCAACTGGTTAGTTCCAGGGGAATTGAGGTGGGCCACATTTTCCAACTGGGCCGGAAATACTCAGAGGCCCTCGGGGCCAACTTCACCACTGAGGGGGGCCAGCAGGAGCCGCTCTGGATGGGTTGTTACGGCATCGGGGTGTCCCGTCTAGCCCAGGCCGCCGTGGAACAGCACCACGATGCCAATGGCATTTGTTGGCCCGTGTCCATTGCCCCTTTCGAAGTCGTGGTGGTGCCAGCCAATGCCGCGGAGCCAGAACAGAGTGCCCTGGCCGAGCAGATCTATGACGAGTTGCTGCAGGCAGGCGTGGATGGCCTGCTGGATGACAGAACGGAGCGGGCGGGGGTGAAATTCAAGGACGCCGATCTGATCGGCATTCCCTGGCGAGTGGTGGTGGGCCGCGGCGCCGCAGAGGGGCTGGTGGAGCTGGTCGAACGGGCGACGGGTGCCAAAACTGACCTGGCGGCTTCCCAGTTGTTGCAAACCCTGCTGCCCCAATTGGAGCGCCAGCGCCAGGGGCTCTAG
- a CDS encoding resolvase encodes MELNPGELAAAIAQEGGDALIGIDEVQKAINRSRASVYRYTNTDPRNLNPPFNPRKLNPEYRTDQKDPLLFHPHEVARFARDVLRIKEVTVEVLNSPSTATQQLLGSILEELKAIRSQLEVNQSVG; translated from the coding sequence CTGGAGCTAAACCCCGGGGAACTAGCAGCGGCGATAGCCCAGGAGGGCGGAGATGCCCTGATCGGGATCGATGAGGTTCAGAAAGCAATCAACCGCTCCCGTGCCTCGGTTTATCGCTACACAAATACGGATCCCCGCAACCTCAACCCTCCCTTTAACCCGCGCAAACTCAACCCTGAGTACCGCACCGATCAAAAAGATCCCCTGCTCTTCCACCCCCATGAGGTGGCCCGCTTCGCCCGGGATGTGTTGCGCATTAAGGAAGTCACGGTTGAGGTACTCAACTCACCTTCAACCGCAACCCAGCAGCTGCTGGGATCAATTCTGGAGGAGCTCAAGGCAATCCGCTCCCAGCTTGAGGTCAACCAATCAGTTGGGTAA
- a CDS encoding class I SAM-dependent methyltransferase, whose protein sequence is MAAPLGYDLTVQQLIPGYASLARLAVALLAASQRASLPGASVLVAGCGTGAELVEARSQRPDWQLRAIDPSAEMLAEAQQRLGPASEGINWQQTTVEGLEAQSCFAGALSVLVLQSLPDDGTKLAFLTALARSLEPGGQLVLVDLMAPDRSPLQAQVEAAWLGFQRASGLTADTEELEALTHGLHPIGRARLTALVNAAGFGDPARIFQALGYEGFLLQRLG, encoded by the coding sequence GTGGCTGCTCCCCTGGGCTACGACCTCACCGTCCAGCAGTTGATTCCCGGCTACGCCAGCCTGGCTCGCCTGGCCGTGGCCCTGCTGGCAGCCTCCCAGCGCGCTTCCCTGCCGGGGGCTTCGGTGTTGGTGGCTGGCTGCGGCACCGGTGCGGAGTTGGTCGAGGCCCGTTCGCAGCGCCCCGATTGGCAGCTAAGGGCGATTGATCCTTCCGCCGAGATGTTGGCTGAGGCCCAGCAGCGGCTTGGGCCAGCCTCGGAGGGGATCAACTGGCAGCAAACCACCGTTGAGGGGCTGGAGGCCCAAAGTTGTTTTGCAGGGGCTCTTTCGGTCTTGGTTTTGCAATCCCTGCCCGACGACGGCACCAAATTGGCCTTCCTTACAGCCCTGGCCCGCAGCCTTGAACCTGGGGGCCAACTGGTGCTGGTTGATCTGATGGCCCCAGACCGTTCTCCCCTCCAGGCCCAGGTGGAAGCGGCCTGGCTCGGCTTCCAAAGGGCAAGCGGCCTGACGGCCGATACCGAGGAGCTGGAGGCCCTCACCCATGGTCTGCACCCGATCGGCAGGGCCCGCTTGACAGCCCTGGTCAATGCCGCTGGTTTCGGGGACCCGGCCAGGATTTTCCAGGCCCTTGGCTACGAAGGCTTCCTGCTACAGCGGCTGGGTTAA
- a CDS encoding 2Fe-2S iron-sulfur cluster-binding protein — protein sequence MPTIRFEQEGQQVGCIEGANLRKAALDAGINPYKGLNNVNNCGGLGQCGTCVVEVIEGAKNLSPRSDVEEVYLADRPANYRLSCRTSVNGDVTVRTRPSNAVGSGSNSLMGALKALIGR from the coding sequence GTGCCCACCATCCGTTTTGAACAGGAAGGCCAGCAGGTCGGATGCATTGAGGGTGCCAATCTGCGCAAGGCAGCCCTGGATGCGGGAATCAACCCCTACAAGGGCCTAAACAACGTCAACAACTGCGGAGGCCTGGGCCAATGCGGCACCTGCGTAGTTGAGGTGATCGAGGGCGCCAAAAACCTTTCCCCCCGCAGCGACGTCGAGGAGGTGTACCTGGCTGATCGCCCCGCCAACTACCGCCTCAGCTGCCGCACCAGCGTCAACGGCGACGTGACCGTGCGCACCCGACCCAGCAATGCGGTTGGTTCTGGCTCCAACAGCCTGATGGGTGCCCTCAAGGCCCTAATCGGCAGATAG
- a CDS encoding Spx/MgsR family RNA polymerase-binding regulatory protein has protein sequence MKLYSYSSCSTCRKAIAWLKERGYSPEPIDITTIPPSPGELALALEQLGRKRLFNTSGLSYRALGSAVVNAMDDDQALAALAADGKLIKRPFLVIDGPRVVTGFKAEEWQELL, from the coding sequence GTGAAGCTCTATAGCTACTCATCCTGCAGCACCTGTCGCAAGGCGATTGCATGGCTCAAAGAGCGGGGCTACAGCCCTGAGCCCATAGACATCACCACCATTCCACCCAGCCCTGGGGAATTAGCCCTGGCCCTCGAGCAATTGGGCCGCAAACGGCTGTTCAACACCAGTGGCCTGAGCTATCGGGCCCTGGGCTCGGCCGTGGTCAACGCCATGGACGACGACCAGGCATTGGCAGCCCTCGCCGCCGATGGCAAATTGATCAAGCGCCCCTTCCTGGTGATCGATGGCCCGAGGGTGGTAACGGGCTTCAAGGCTGAGGAGTGGCAGGAGCTGCTTTAG